In Numidum massiliense, a single genomic region encodes these proteins:
- a CDS encoding HAD family hydrolase, translating into MKNRWITFDLDGTLMQNPFVGWVFPEIAKAVLQALNAQHGKADASATKGVEGAPPLSSNSGNKRMMAVLGEVEKESAAVPRDSDVPDDVGDLADEPNNASDTDVPDEADDAGGSDEAGGATEVQISAAEKRILEEIREKIFNEHKRRMRAREWVAAYDWDDIVQQCVAKLGLQLTIDVASLVKKHALPPKIYLLEDGVHDVLKALKKSGYRLAVVTNGFYKYQAPVMEALNIDALFDAVITPERVGYGKPDPRMLAPLQQKGEIVAHVGDRLDHDVCLANESGVTSVWVIRKLPAKLHAVAPQHRQDSDATIDLCTTRWRQEQGKSAAPLPTEAIPDVVVHSLDELLAYLGIK; encoded by the coding sequence ATGAAAAACCGTTGGATCACGTTTGATTTAGATGGTACGTTAATGCAGAACCCGTTTGTCGGTTGGGTGTTCCCGGAAATCGCTAAAGCTGTTTTGCAAGCGTTAAACGCACAGCACGGAAAGGCGGATGCCTCCGCTACTAAAGGGGTGGAGGGTGCACCGCCTCTTTCTAGCAACTCAGGAAATAAACGAATGATGGCCGTGTTGGGCGAGGTGGAGAAGGAATCGGCGGCGGTTCCCCGCGATTCCGACGTGCCGGACGATGTTGGCGATCTAGCAGATGAGCCAAACAATGCTAGCGATACTGACGTTCCCGACGAAGCAGACGATGCCGGTGGCTCCGACGAAGCTGGTGGCGCAACGGAAGTGCAGATATCGGCAGCGGAGAAGCGTATCCTCGAGGAGATTCGCGAGAAAATCTTCAACGAACATAAGAGACGCATGCGGGCACGCGAGTGGGTCGCCGCGTATGACTGGGACGACATCGTGCAACAATGCGTTGCCAAGCTGGGGCTGCAGCTAACAATCGACGTTGCTAGTTTAGTAAAAAAACATGCTCTACCACCAAAAATTTACTTGCTCGAAGACGGTGTGCACGATGTGTTAAAGGCGTTAAAAAAAAGCGGTTACCGTCTCGCCGTCGTCACAAACGGTTTTTATAAGTATCAAGCGCCAGTGATGGAAGCCTTGAACATCGACGCGCTATTCGATGCCGTCATAACACCGGAGCGCGTCGGCTACGGCAAACCCGATCCGCGTATGCTCGCCCCTCTACAGCAGAAGGGGGAAATCGTCGCCCACGTCGGCGATCGGCTCGATCACGATGTGTGCTTGGCGAACGAGAGTGGCGTGACGTCTGTGTGGGTTATACGGAAACTGCCCGCTAAGTTACACGCGGTGGCGCCGCAGCATCGGCAAGACAGCGACGCGACGATTGACCTATGTACCACGCGGTGGCGGCAAGAGCAGGGGAAATCTGCTGCGCCGCTCCCTACCGAAGCCATCCCCGACGTCGTCGTGCACTCACTGGACGAGCTACTTGCTTATTTGGGGATAAAGTAA
- a CDS encoding ABC transporter substrate-binding protein: MKKKWFAAVTSVMLVGSLLIGCGGTEDKKDAGQAKSEEGKLEKQLVVAGNGATVEKLMKDEIFKKFNEKFPDVKLTYVSGVSTEIVAKVKAQKNAPQIDVVVVEGGEQEAGRKEDLWETLDEKEIPNIAKVSDDLKVTDNSGVTVNFTPMGISYNAELVKEKGLPIPESWNDLARPEMKDNLSLTEVTSNFGRSTLIMLAYANGGSEKQIDPGFDKLNTIAGYMPTFAKSAAQLEQSLQDQTAVYTTWTMARSLVQKEAGLPIEFVFPKEGANIVPNVAAHVKGAKNEHAAKQFIDFLLSDDVQKLYGEALFYNPATSVELSDDVAEKLAFDRDKVVTFDYGAISTHMSEWLDRFNKETATKMGK, encoded by the coding sequence ATGAAGAAAAAGTGGTTTGCCGCGGTGACAAGTGTGATGTTAGTCGGATCACTGTTGATAGGATGCGGAGGCACCGAGGACAAAAAAGATGCCGGACAAGCAAAAAGCGAGGAAGGGAAGCTCGAAAAACAACTCGTCGTTGCAGGTAACGGGGCAACTGTAGAAAAACTGATGAAGGATGAGATCTTCAAAAAGTTTAACGAGAAGTTCCCCGACGTTAAATTAACGTACGTGAGCGGTGTGTCCACAGAAATTGTCGCGAAAGTGAAAGCGCAAAAGAACGCGCCGCAAATCGATGTCGTCGTCGTTGAGGGGGGCGAGCAAGAGGCGGGACGCAAAGAAGACTTGTGGGAAACGTTAGATGAAAAGGAAATCCCGAACATAGCCAAAGTATCCGACGATTTAAAAGTAACTGACAACAGTGGCGTTACTGTCAATTTCACCCCGATGGGCATTTCCTATAACGCGGAATTAGTGAAAGAAAAAGGGCTTCCCATACCGGAATCGTGGAACGACTTGGCGCGTCCGGAAATGAAAGACAACTTGTCGCTCACTGAAGTAACGAGTAACTTCGGCCGTTCGACGCTCATCATGCTCGCCTACGCGAACGGGGGATCAGAGAAGCAAATTGATCCCGGATTCGACAAATTGAATACGATTGCCGGTTACATGCCGACATTTGCGAAAAGTGCCGCCCAGTTAGAGCAAAGCTTGCAAGATCAGACGGCCGTGTATACGACGTGGACGATGGCGAGAAGTTTAGTGCAAAAAGAAGCTGGCTTGCCCATTGAATTTGTGTTTCCGAAAGAAGGCGCGAACATCGTCCCGAACGTCGCTGCACACGTTAAAGGAGCCAAAAATGAACACGCGGCAAAACAGTTTATCGACTTCTTACTGTCCGACGATGTACAAAAACTGTACGGTGAAGCGTTGTTTTACAACCCGGCAACTTCTGTCGAGCTGTCGGATGACGTGGCAGAAAAACTAGCGTTTGACCGTGACAAAGTCGTGACATTCGACTACGGTGCCATCAGCACGCACATGTCGGAATGGCTAGATCGCTTCAACAAAGAAACGGCAACGAAGATGGGGAAATAG
- a CDS encoding serine hydrolase domain-containing protein, with protein MNGNLPLRPEKVGIDGPRLRAAFQLLDEAVESGAIPGAVAVIGRGSDIAGRHAVGYAVKCEQEEQVLQMDTLFDCASLTKVVVTLPLILILLDRGELHLNEPVATFLPEFAVNGKDAVTVGQLLTHTSGLAAHRPFYAHDTTAEQIKAAVCNEPLAYESGTQVVYSDLGFIVLGEIAAKLYGCPLDEAAAHELFHPLGMRDSQFCPPDGLKSRIAATEYREHLGRYQRGDVHDENALALGGVSGHAGLFATAGDLAHYAAMWLANGAWEGQRILSSASVAFATRSYTTHLQDNRGLGWALKGDSFDAAGDLFSTATFGHTGFTGTSVWIDPERSLYAVLLTNRVHFGRETSIARLRACFHNAVAASVIAP; from the coding sequence ATGAACGGAAATTTGCCGCTGCGTCCTGAAAAAGTCGGGATCGACGGCCCGCGTCTGCGCGCTGCGTTTCAATTGCTCGACGAAGCGGTAGAGTCGGGGGCTATTCCCGGGGCGGTTGCTGTGATCGGCAGGGGATCTGACATCGCAGGACGACACGCGGTAGGTTATGCGGTAAAATGTGAGCAAGAAGAGCAAGTTTTGCAAATGGATACACTATTCGACTGCGCGTCGCTGACGAAAGTCGTCGTGACTTTACCGCTTATTTTGATCTTGCTGGACAGGGGTGAGTTACACTTAAATGAACCGGTTGCCACTTTTCTCCCCGAATTTGCCGTTAACGGAAAAGATGCGGTCACTGTTGGGCAACTTTTAACACATACGTCAGGGTTAGCGGCTCACCGACCGTTTTACGCGCACGATACGACTGCAGAACAAATTAAAGCGGCCGTGTGCAATGAGCCGTTAGCTTATGAGAGTGGGACGCAAGTCGTTTACAGTGATCTCGGATTTATCGTCTTAGGAGAAATCGCAGCAAAACTTTACGGTTGTCCATTAGATGAAGCCGCTGCACACGAATTGTTTCACCCCCTCGGGATGCGCGATAGCCAATTTTGCCCGCCGGACGGATTAAAAAGCCGGATCGCCGCCACTGAATATCGCGAGCACCTCGGGCGCTATCAACGCGGCGACGTGCACGACGAAAACGCTCTTGCCTTAGGAGGCGTCAGTGGACACGCGGGGCTGTTTGCGACCGCGGGCGATCTTGCCCACTACGCAGCGATGTGGCTCGCGAACGGCGCGTGGGAGGGACAACGCATTCTTTCTTCAGCTAGCGTCGCCTTCGCGACACGCAGTTATACAACCCACCTACAGGATAACCGCGGGCTAGGATGGGCGCTAAAAGGGGACAGTTTTGATGCAGCGGGAGATCTTTTTTCAACGGCGACTTTCGGTCATACAGGGTTTACCGGGACGAGTGTATGGATCGATCCTGAACGCAGCTTGTACGCGGTCTTACTAACGAACCGCGTGCATTTCGGACGCGAAACGTCGATTGCTCGGTTGCGCGCCTGTTTTCACAATGCGGTGGCGGCAAGTGTCATTGCACCGTAG
- a CDS encoding GntR family transcriptional regulator, with protein MKHVLNKNIPIPLYYQLKQWLLDQMERGELKPGDFIPSERELSERFEISRMTVRQALLELVNEGKLVREKGKGTYVAEPKISQGLLKLTSFSEDMLNRGMTPGARVVDVAVKRAPQSVQPKLNIGSREAVIIVTRVRMADDTPMALETTHLSLSRFPALEQQDFSNTSLYQFLHDHYGVKTSFATQTMEVGLPNEREQELLHISEDIPILLIERVTLDEQRAPIEFVKSIYRGDRYKLYAEMER; from the coding sequence ATGAAGCACGTGCTCAATAAAAATATTCCCATCCCGCTATATTATCAATTGAAGCAGTGGTTGTTGGACCAGATGGAGCGCGGCGAATTGAAACCAGGAGACTTCATTCCATCAGAACGTGAACTAAGTGAACGTTTCGAAATAAGCCGCATGACTGTAAGGCAGGCGTTGCTCGAACTCGTCAACGAAGGAAAACTCGTGCGTGAAAAAGGGAAGGGGACGTATGTCGCCGAGCCAAAAATAAGTCAAGGGTTGTTGAAATTGACGAGTTTTAGTGAAGACATGTTGAATCGCGGCATGACGCCAGGGGCGCGAGTCGTAGATGTCGCCGTGAAGCGCGCCCCGCAGAGCGTGCAACCTAAACTAAATATCGGATCGCGCGAAGCAGTGATCATCGTCACACGCGTCCGGATGGCGGACGACACACCGATGGCGCTAGAGACGACTCACCTCTCGCTCTCGCGCTTTCCCGCGCTCGAACAACAAGATTTTAGTAACACGTCACTTTATCAATTTTTACACGACCATTACGGAGTGAAAACGTCCTTTGCCACACAGACAATGGAAGTCGGCTTGCCAAACGAGCGGGAACAAGAGTTGTTACACATTAGCGAAGACATCCCGATTCTACTCATCGAACGCGTCACGCTCGACGAGCAACGAGCGCCGATCGAGTTCGTAAAATCGATTTACCGCGGCGACAGGTACAAACTGTATGCCGAGATGGAGCGATAG
- the nagZ gene encoding beta-N-acetylhexosaminidase, translating into MDVNQLSLRQKVGQLMMFGFSGLTVSEDIRQLIAEDYVGGIILFARNIGTPSDVLRLTSDLQAVAKQTAQPNPLLIAIDQENGAVRRLGKGPTLFPGNMLLGAIDEPEATRAVARATGAELKALGINMNLAPVLDVNNNPHNPVIGVRAFGEDPEKVSTHGTAAIAGYREAGVLATAKHFPGHGDTHTDSHLALPTIAHDLERLERVEFVPFKRGIQAGVECVMVAHVYFPALEPGKDVPATLSRAVVTGLLREKMGFSGVVTTDCLEMKAISEGIGTAEGALRALKAGCDILMVSHTAHEQKAAIERIVQAVEQGELAEEILDAAVARVLNMKQNKLTWDDVPPPVGGKAHQQLAERLYARGVTVVKNEGILPLDDSTSTSGDILVVTPEKAVSTLVEDVEYADYRLADALRAHSSRVTEVTFSVDGTVSDAEMESLVVQAQSADTVIVGTVNMHLKPTQAELVRTLLTKNKRLIVVAMRNPYDLMAVPDVPAYVATYEFTFPALCACADVIFGKTEAQGKLPVTIPLSAPTYSPRDNLSTD; encoded by the coding sequence GTGGACGTTAACCAACTATCCTTAAGGCAAAAAGTCGGGCAACTGATGATGTTCGGCTTTTCCGGGCTGACAGTGAGCGAGGACATACGTCAACTGATCGCGGAGGATTACGTCGGAGGCATTATTTTGTTCGCGCGCAACATTGGCACACCGAGTGACGTGTTGCGATTGACGAGTGACCTTCAAGCGGTAGCCAAACAGACGGCACAACCGAATCCACTTCTGATCGCCATCGATCAAGAAAACGGTGCCGTACGTCGTCTAGGGAAGGGGCCGACCCTTTTCCCGGGAAATATGTTGCTAGGGGCAATCGATGAACCGGAGGCGACGCGCGCAGTAGCCCGTGCAACCGGTGCAGAATTAAAGGCACTTGGTATTAATATGAACTTGGCACCCGTACTCGACGTCAATAACAATCCGCATAATCCGGTCATCGGCGTACGTGCGTTTGGGGAGGATCCGGAAAAAGTTTCGACGCACGGTACAGCGGCGATTGCCGGCTACCGTGAAGCCGGAGTACTCGCGACGGCCAAACATTTCCCCGGGCACGGAGATACCCATACCGATTCACACCTCGCTTTACCGACGATTGCTCACGATTTAGAACGGTTGGAACGAGTCGAGTTCGTTCCGTTTAAGAGGGGCATTCAAGCGGGCGTCGAATGTGTGATGGTCGCTCACGTCTACTTTCCCGCTTTGGAACCGGGCAAAGACGTTCCAGCAACGTTATCTCGCGCGGTCGTCACCGGGCTCTTGCGCGAAAAGATGGGGTTTTCCGGAGTCGTTACAACCGATTGCTTAGAAATGAAAGCTATCTCAGAAGGAATTGGCACAGCCGAAGGGGCACTCCGCGCCTTAAAAGCCGGTTGTGACATTCTTATGGTTTCACATACGGCACATGAACAAAAAGCGGCCATAGAACGCATTGTACAAGCGGTGGAACAAGGGGAGCTTGCAGAAGAAATACTCGACGCGGCTGTGGCACGTGTCTTGAACATGAAACAGAACAAGTTGACGTGGGATGATGTACCACCCCCCGTCGGGGGTAAGGCGCATCAACAGCTCGCGGAACGGCTGTACGCTCGCGGGGTCACAGTGGTGAAAAACGAAGGAATCTTACCGCTAGACGACTCTACTTCTACCTCGGGCGACATCCTCGTCGTAACGCCGGAAAAAGCGGTGTCGACGTTAGTCGAAGACGTCGAATATGCAGACTATAGGCTCGCTGATGCGTTGCGTGCGCATTCTAGTCGCGTGACCGAGGTGACGTTCTCGGTAGATGGCACGGTTAGCGACGCCGAAATGGAATCGCTTGTCGTCCAAGCACAGTCAGCCGATACGGTAATCGTCGGTACAGTAAACATGCACCTTAAGCCGACACAAGCTGAACTCGTTCGTACGCTATTGACGAAAAATAAACGGCTCATCGTCGTCGCTATGCGCAACCCGTACGACTTAATGGCCGTACCGGATGTGCCTGCCTACGTGGCGACGTATGAGTTTACTTTTCCCGCGCTCTGCGCTTGTGCCGACGTCATTTTCGGTAAAACCGAGGCTCAAGGAAAGTTGCCAGTGACGATTCCTTTGTCAGCACCTACTTATTCGCCTCGCGACAATTTATCGACGGACTGA
- a CDS encoding IclR family transcriptional regulator: MDNYLSSVKKSCLLMKTFLDSPPEMGVTELSKRLGISKGAVYKLLATLESEGFIRQNPATKRYSLGYTLLELGHKVMNGQNLVELCTPDLTTLAAKTKELVCLCLRDKYDAIYMQKIDSPHPIRFNVDTYRRFPLYATSASRVILAFQEEVFIDRILSDELIVYTERSITDRQQMKERLTTIRQKKYEISSDMRNIGVTGVAAPIFDSLAEVHASISIIGPSDRMKPQLEQLIAAVRATATNISTRLGYSPLQKETLGE, translated from the coding sequence GTGGATAATTATTTATCATCGGTTAAAAAAAGCTGTTTGTTAATGAAAACGTTTCTCGATTCCCCGCCAGAAATGGGCGTCACCGAACTAAGTAAGCGGCTCGGGATTTCCAAAGGCGCCGTCTACAAACTGCTCGCGACACTCGAAAGCGAAGGGTTTATTAGACAAAACCCGGCGACAAAACGTTACTCTCTCGGTTATACGTTGCTCGAACTCGGACACAAAGTGATGAACGGTCAAAACCTCGTCGAACTTTGTACCCCCGACCTCACAACTCTCGCCGCTAAGACGAAGGAGCTCGTCTGTTTATGTTTACGCGATAAATATGACGCCATCTATATGCAAAAAATCGACTCGCCCCATCCGATCCGCTTTAACGTCGATACTTACAGGCGGTTCCCGTTATACGCGACGTCTGCCTCGCGAGTCATTCTCGCCTTTCAAGAAGAGGTGTTCATCGACCGAATTCTATCTGATGAATTAATAGTTTATACAGAGCGCTCGATCACTGACCGACAGCAAATGAAAGAACGCCTTACAACGATTCGTCAGAAAAAGTACGAAATCAGCTCGGACATGCGCAATATCGGGGTTACTGGGGTCGCGGCACCTATTTTCGACTCGCTCGCCGAGGTGCACGCGTCGATCAGCATTATTGGGCCATCCGATCGGATGAAACCGCAATTGGAACAGCTAATCGCTGCCGTAAGGGCGACAGCTACAAACATTTCTACCCGTCTCGGGTATAGTCCGTTGCAAAAAGAAACTCTAGGTGAATAA
- a CDS encoding S8 family peptidase, protein MRVNKRVLIRFLSVLLCFSLVLPLGFFSTVQAKADQGVHTSVHEKSQKPAKEKIADRLQKQFKEKKTVTFLLKFQEQVDTQKVAKDAAKKAQKLKQTAAQTTLAKRSSVVSALRGTANETQQDVKAFLDKQKKAGHVTSYESYYIVNAIAVTGSQEVMEQLASFPEVAKVLPNELRQLHPAERVKAKAETAVKGTAKAKDGKAKQDSNLSDIEWNIDRVGAPAAWQMGIDGTGTVVANIDTGVDWEHPTLKEKYRGYDEANPDNPSHDFNWFDATAGRTTPYDDDGHGTHTMGTMVGAEPNGANQIGVAPGAKWIAVKAFTPAGGYDSDLLAAGEWILAPKDAQGNPRPDMAPDVVNNSWGGGSGIDEWYRDMVRAWRAADIFPEFSAGNTRPGNPGGPGSVANPANYPESFATGATDINDQLASFSLQGPSPYGELKPEVSAPGVNIRSAIPGNGYGNYNGTSMAGPHTSAVVALLRQANASLTVDEIEQILQDTATPLTDSTFPESPNNGYGYGLVNAFDAVSSVMDGLGRVQGQVVREGEDNEPPTFEHDSVSTTYEGMDLPLVVTARDNVSVTSVQLQYRSNSGDDWATVDAKRISGDFRDGVYQATIPGEDISGSSLHYRWKITDFGNNEVTSDVYDVNVSPGITIGYSEDFESYPVGWVSYGENDSWEWGVPTSGPGSAFSGENVYATNLSGMYDNNSQATLMMPPVDLPEGPAYLQYKHWYNLENRWDFGYVRVSTDMENWTTLETYTNISNDWVDGEVDLSDYAGQRVYLSFHLATDFSVTRDGWYIDQVALTNTSLNKESKAKLGVEPKQSDKADKNDPAAATGKADKSSAATSAEKKGKPAVAKQGAPKNVKAPAASKQNGKKPDKGKNKGKNKDKKDKDNGKQPAALPLAAKVSVLESGRQVNTNPADGSYSLTHATGTYTMQAEAYGFRSADQAVEVSRDGEVTANFTLDPIPQGNITGTVTNKSTGEPVANATLYVVEDAAVQPVSTDENGAYSLTAYEGTYTLVVSAPNYYRTEVEVTVSGNDDTTKDITLKPFIGYPGEIGYDSGEPDNARAFYDAGNGWAVKMSLAEGKERALLTAGVFRFWDTEWPIPGGTEFQVAVYDASGDKGAPGKKLAGPIDATAKRDGSWTVVDLSDKGIMVEGDFYIVYIQTKVHPNAPGLATDESGQWSGRSWQLVGGAWSQSPRDEGNYMIRARVNYEVETPTITSPTDGSFTNDATITVEGQATADTNVHIMNNGEEVTTATATKDGKFSTDVELQVGENSLTAAASTENGRTEASEPVVVTLDQTKPEVTIDSPKDGSKTNRETVTVEGKAIDDHLDWVKVNGQKANVNDDGSFAQRILLDNGKNEIKVVAQDKAGNKTTKKVTVHAKYEVPVIDNLEPTEDKHLKAGETVKIAFDSEPGLKATFTIRMPLVNERAKLTGVTELPMMEMGDGHYVGYWTATSNAFAKGAEIEVKVVDDYKNEARKTAAGKLFINVE, encoded by the coding sequence ATGAGAGTTAATAAGCGTGTTTTGATACGTTTCCTCAGTGTGCTCCTCTGTTTCAGCTTAGTGCTGCCACTCGGTTTCTTCTCTACGGTGCAGGCGAAGGCGGATCAAGGCGTCCACACATCCGTCCACGAAAAGTCGCAAAAACCGGCCAAGGAAAAGATCGCCGACCGCTTACAGAAACAGTTCAAAGAAAAGAAAACGGTTACGTTCCTGCTTAAATTTCAGGAACAAGTCGATACCCAAAAAGTAGCGAAAGACGCGGCAAAAAAAGCGCAAAAGCTAAAACAGACTGCCGCGCAAACGACACTGGCGAAACGTTCGTCCGTCGTCTCGGCTTTGCGGGGAACTGCCAACGAGACTCAGCAGGACGTCAAAGCGTTTTTGGACAAGCAGAAAAAAGCTGGTCACGTGACGTCGTACGAATCGTACTACATCGTGAATGCGATCGCTGTAACAGGCTCGCAAGAAGTGATGGAACAACTCGCTTCGTTCCCGGAAGTGGCGAAAGTGTTGCCGAACGAACTGCGGCAGCTACACCCGGCAGAGCGAGTAAAAGCGAAAGCGGAAACCGCAGTGAAAGGTACCGCTAAAGCTAAGGACGGAAAAGCGAAGCAGGACTCCAACCTTTCGGACATCGAGTGGAACATCGACCGCGTAGGGGCTCCCGCCGCCTGGCAAATGGGGATTGACGGCACAGGAACGGTAGTCGCGAACATCGATACGGGGGTCGATTGGGAACACCCGACGTTGAAAGAAAAATACCGCGGTTACGATGAAGCTAACCCGGACAACCCTAGCCACGACTTCAACTGGTTCGACGCGACGGCCGGCCGTACCACGCCGTACGACGACGACGGACACGGCACGCATACGATGGGCACGATGGTCGGTGCCGAGCCAAACGGTGCGAACCAAATCGGTGTCGCTCCGGGGGCGAAATGGATTGCCGTTAAAGCGTTTACGCCAGCAGGCGGATACGATAGTGATCTGTTAGCTGCTGGCGAATGGATCCTCGCGCCGAAAGACGCGCAAGGCAACCCGCGCCCTGATATGGCACCCGACGTCGTAAACAACTCGTGGGGCGGTGGATCGGGCATTGACGAATGGTATCGGGACATGGTACGCGCTTGGCGCGCCGCTGACATCTTCCCCGAGTTTTCCGCTGGGAACACGCGTCCTGGCAACCCGGGGGGACCGGGTTCCGTCGCTAACCCGGCGAACTACCCCGAGTCGTTTGCAACCGGTGCGACTGACATTAACGACCAATTAGCGAGCTTTTCGCTTCAGGGACCGTCGCCGTACGGCGAGCTTAAACCAGAAGTGAGTGCACCGGGCGTCAACATCCGTTCGGCGATCCCGGGTAACGGCTACGGCAACTACAACGGCACATCGATGGCCGGACCGCACACGTCTGCTGTCGTTGCTCTGCTGCGGCAAGCGAACGCATCGCTGACAGTCGACGAAATCGAACAGATCTTGCAAGATACGGCGACGCCGTTGACGGACAGCACCTTCCCAGAATCGCCGAACAATGGCTACGGCTACGGCTTAGTGAATGCGTTTGACGCCGTTTCCTCCGTCATGGACGGATTGGGCCGTGTGCAAGGACAAGTCGTACGAGAGGGCGAAGACAATGAACCGCCCACTTTTGAACATGATTCGGTGAGTACGACTTACGAAGGGATGGATTTGCCCCTCGTCGTGACAGCGCGCGACAATGTAAGCGTCACGAGTGTGCAACTGCAGTATCGGTCGAATAGCGGTGACGACTGGGCGACGGTTGACGCGAAACGCATTAGCGGGGACTTCCGCGACGGGGTGTATCAAGCGACAATACCCGGTGAGGACATTAGCGGGTCATCCTTGCACTACCGCTGGAAAATTACCGACTTCGGCAACAACGAAGTGACGAGCGACGTTTACGACGTGAACGTATCCCCGGGCATTACGATCGGCTACAGCGAAGACTTCGAAAGCTATCCGGTCGGCTGGGTGTCCTATGGCGAGAACGACAGCTGGGAGTGGGGTGTACCGACGTCGGGACCGGGCAGCGCCTTCTCCGGCGAGAACGTCTACGCGACCAATTTGAGTGGTATGTACGACAACAACTCGCAAGCGACACTCATGATGCCGCCAGTCGATTTGCCCGAAGGGCCCGCATACTTGCAGTATAAGCATTGGTACAACTTAGAGAACCGCTGGGACTTTGGATACGTGCGCGTGTCAACCGACATGGAAAACTGGACGACGTTAGAGACGTACACGAACATTTCTAACGATTGGGTTGACGGAGAAGTAGACTTGTCCGACTATGCCGGACAGCGCGTGTACCTCTCGTTCCACCTGGCGACTGACTTCAGTGTGACGCGGGACGGATGGTACATCGATCAAGTCGCCTTAACGAACACATCGCTGAACAAAGAAAGCAAAGCGAAGTTGGGGGTTGAACCGAAGCAAAGCGATAAGGCGGATAAAAACGATCCTGCTGCTGCGACAGGAAAAGCGGACAAAAGCAGCGCCGCTACATCTGCTGAGAAAAAAGGCAAGCCGGCTGTCGCCAAGCAAGGTGCGCCGAAAAACGTGAAGGCACCTGCTGCCAGCAAACAGAACGGAAAAAAACCGGACAAGGGCAAGAACAAAGGAAAGAACAAGGATAAAAAGGATAAAGACAACGGTAAACAACCGGCTGCCCTGCCGTTAGCAGCGAAAGTAAGTGTGCTCGAGTCGGGACGGCAAGTGAACACGAACCCGGCAGACGGCAGCTACTCGCTTACTCACGCCACTGGAACGTACACGATGCAGGCAGAAGCATACGGTTTCCGATCAGCCGATCAGGCCGTGGAGGTCTCGCGCGACGGCGAAGTGACGGCAAACTTTACGCTCGACCCGATTCCGCAAGGAAACATTACCGGTACCGTCACGAATAAATCGACGGGTGAACCGGTGGCGAATGCGACGTTGTACGTCGTTGAAGACGCAGCGGTACAACCGGTGTCGACCGATGAAAACGGCGCTTATTCGCTAACCGCCTACGAAGGCACGTACACGCTAGTCGTGTCGGCGCCGAATTACTATCGCACGGAAGTTGAAGTGACAGTGTCCGGTAACGACGACACGACAAAAGACATCACCTTGAAGCCGTTTATCGGTTACCCCGGTGAAATTGGCTACGACAGCGGCGAACCAGATAATGCCCGCGCCTTCTATGACGCTGGAAACGGCTGGGCGGTAAAAATGTCGCTCGCCGAAGGCAAGGAGCGTGCGTTGCTCACGGCTGGCGTGTTCCGCTTTTGGGATACGGAATGGCCGATTCCGGGAGGTACGGAGTTCCAAGTTGCCGTATACGATGCGAGTGGCGACAAAGGTGCTCCGGGTAAGAAGCTCGCTGGACCGATCGACGCGACCGCTAAGCGCGACGGTAGCTGGACGGTTGTCGACTTGTCGGATAAAGGGATCATGGTTGAAGGCGACTTCTACATTGTCTACATCCAGACAAAAGTGCATCCGAACGCTCCAGGCCTCGCGACCGATGAAAGCGGTCAATGGTCCGGACGCAGCTGGCAGCTCGTTGGCGGCGCATGGTCCCAATCGCCGCGTGACGAAGGTAACTACATGATCCGCGCCCGCGTGAATTACGAAGTAGAGACGCCGACGATTACGTCGCCAACAGACGGGTCGTTCACGAACGATGCGACGATTACAGTAGAAGGCCAGGCGACCGCGGACACGAATGTACACATTATGAACAACGGAGAAGAAGTTACGACTGCGACTGCGACGAAGGACGGCAAGTTCTCTACTGACGTCGAGCTGCAAGTCGGCGAAAACTCGCTCACGGCTGCCGCTTCTACCGAAAATGGTAGAACCGAGGCGTCTGAACCGGTTGTCGTCACGCTCGACCAAACAAAACCAGAGGTTACCATCGACAGCCCGAAAGACGGTTCCAAAACGAACCGCGAGACAGTGACGGTCGAAGGTAAAGCGATCGACGACCATCTCGACTGGGTGAAAGTGAACGGTCAAAAAGCGAACGTTAACGATGACGGATCGTTTGCTCAGCGCATCTTGCTCGACAACGGCAAGAACGAGATTAAAGTTGTCGCCCAAGATAAAGCTGGCAACAAAACGACGAAGAAAGTGACAGTGCACGCGAAGTACGAAGTACCAGTGATCGACAACTTGGAGCCGACAGAGGACAAGCACTTGAAAGCTGGGGAAACGGTGAAGATCGCGTTTGACAGTGAGCCTGGACTTAAGGCGACATTCACCATTCGCATGCCGCTCGTGAACGAAAGGGCGAAACTTACGGGAGTCACCGAACTGCCGATGATGGAAATGGGCGATGGCCATTATGTCGGCTACTGGACGGCCACCTCGAACGCCTTCGCGAAAGGTGCCGAGATCGAAGTGAAAGTCGTCGACGACTACAAAAACGAGGCTCGCAAAACGGCAGCAGGTAAATTATTCATTAACGTCGAATAG